In Salirhabdus salicampi, the sequence CTTTTGTAAGGTAGTACTTTTCGCTGGCTATTATTCGTGCTTTTTGCGTAGCTTCATAAAGGCTAATAGCAGCAGCAACGGAAATGTTTAAGCTTTGCATAAATCCGTTCATTGGGACGATAAATTGTTCATCAGCATACTGTAATGCTTCCTCGGAAACCCCTTCATGTTCATTTCCAAATAGTAAAACGGTAGGTTTATGAAAAGAGAGATTTTCTAAAGGTACAGATGTATTGCTTAAATGACTTGCAGCAATATGGTAACCGTTTGCTTTTAGCTGACCAATGGCATCCCTGATAGAAGGGTGTTTCATTACATTAATCCACTCCTCTGCTTGTTTAGAAATGGATTTAGCTGGAAGAAATGGTGCCTTTCCAGTTACGACGTGTACATCTTGAACACCAAATGATTCTGCACTTCTTAATAATGCTGCTTGATTATGTCCATCATCTACGGCCTCAGTTAAAAGGGTTATATAACGTGTTCTCTCTTGTAAAATATCATACATTTTCCGTAGCCGTTTCGGGAGAATCATATTCCATATATGTTTGTTTTCATCCGTCAACAATTGATCTTCAAATAAAGGATGTAATAGATTCGTTACGATAGTAATCCCCTCCACATCATATATCTCTTTTATCTATTATTCATATAGAAAAAAGTTTGTCCAATGGAACGGAATGAGCGGTTGGAGATTTATATTGTATCATCGTTTCATGGTATACTGGGTACGGATTAATGATGAAAGGAGAAGTAGAGGTGCCTATTCCTGAACAGAAAGTGTTAGAAAAGATTAGTAACGAAGTAAACAAGGCTATGTTGGATAAGGAAAACCCGGCTAAATTAAAACAACACATTCAAACGATTCGGTTATTAACCGATTTGTTTTTAGATGAAGATATGAGTACAGATGAGGCGGTAGTCATGGAGAAAATGAAGCAGCAACATAATGAAACTACTTCTACTACAAAAGTTCAGCAACCAAGACGAGAGACGAAACCAATTGATCATGATGAGGCAAATGGAGATTCGATTTTTGACTTTTAAGGTAGGGAAAGGGGACTAATGAAATGAAATTGTTTTTATTATTAGGTGCTATTAATGGCTTTTTAACCGTTGCACTCGGAGCATTCGGTGCCCATGGATTAGAAGGGAAAGTTTCAGAGAAAATGCTGAACATATGGGAAAAGGCAGTGCAATATCAAATGTTCCATACAATTGGATTATTTATTGTAGCCTTCCTTGTAGACAGGTTTTCAAGTACTACAATCAGTGGTGCTGGCTGGTTCTTCTTAGTCGGAATTGTTTTATTCTCTGGTAGTTTATATATCTATACAGTAACGAATGTAAAAGTGTTGGCTATGATTACACCAATTGGTGGGGTAGCTTTCCTTATTGGTTGGGTTATGTTGTTTGTTGCGATTTTAAAATCCCTTTAATTATGAAAAAAAGATAATTGTAGAAATGACAAGAATGATAATAGCCCGTATGATTTGAAGAATGAAATAGGGTTGATGAAATCGTAAATAATGTCCTAATCCTTCAAAAGCAAAACTAATGGCTAAAGCATAAAGGGCTAGTAAGTAAAAAGCGGAGTATTTTGAGAAGAGTCCGATTAAACTGCAAACAAGACAAACTCCTAACGCAATATGTTGGAATTGAAAGAAGCGTTCAGATGTGTGTCGCACTCATATCTTCCTTTCATTTGATAGAAAAAAGGAGTATCCAAGATTTGAAGGGATACTCCTTTTTCTCTATTTACTCAAATGGATACTCGTAATTTAATTCTTCATCAAACGTAATGTAATCTAAGTAAATCATAAGAAGCAGGTATCTTCGGCCTGTTTGTGGATCACTTAAAATTATGTGGTCACGACCTGCAGCTTCTACAATCCCTTTAAATACTTTTGCATTCCATTCTTTGTTTTGCTCAAACGTCATATAAACCGTGGCCGTTTTGCCTTTGTTTAATCGCAGGATGTTTTCAATATAAGATTCTTCAACTTGTGGAAGCTGTTGACCCGGGAATGGTCCACCAGATACTCCAGGAACCATTGGCTGTTGTCCAGGCATTCCTTGAAAACCTTGTTGACCACCAAAAAATCCAGGTGGGAAGCCTTGCATTCCTCCTTGTTGCTGACCAGGCATGCCAGAAGGTTGTTGGAAGCCACCTTGGAACATTTGTTGACCACCTTCTTGTTGTTGCCCTTGTTGAGGCATTCCTCCTTGGCCTTGACCTGAACCGAAAGAAGGACCTCCAAAATTTTGCGGATACGTCATGTAATGAACCTCTCCTTTCTAAAATACACTTGGACACTCAGATTGTGACGGTGTAAAGAAACAGTGTGATTTATATCTGCCTGTATTCCACTGACCATACCATTGTGAAGGACAGCTTCCTCCAGGCATGAAAAACCAAAGGGCATTGCTGGCTGGATGAAATCGTTCTCCTTTAATCGTGCGTCGAGCTAAGTTTATGTCATGTTCACGGGCGCGTTGATAAAAGTAGCTTTTTTGTGTCGCTTCGAAGCCACCTGGAGACTGGTAAACCATGTTTTCGATTGTTCGGATGTCCTTAAAATCAAGACAATCAGCTCGAACACGGTTTACGCCAACGTTTCCGACCATTAGCATCCCTAAGTTACCATCTCCCTCGGCTTCCGCCCTTAAGAGCCTTGCGAGTAACTTTTCTGACGCCGCGTTAGTTGCAATTACTGCCAAACAATTCACCTCGCTTTACCTAAATGAAAGAATCACTATTCGTACCCAAAGTGAGTACACAGTGTTTTCCTCTTTCTATTCCATATATATGCACTACATAATTCGATATGAGATGAATTGGTAAAAGAGTCATATGAAAAGCCTATGATCGCATGATCATAGGCTTTGTTCATTCATTATATTCATTTATACTTTTAAATATTGCTCAATCTCTTTCGTCTCTAGCCGGTTACCGACAAAGAATGTTCCGAATTCAGCAAAACGAGCACTTACTTCATCAAAACGCATTTCATACACTAATTTTTTGAACTGTAATACGTCATGTGCGTATAGGGTTACGCCCCATTCCCAATCATCAAAACCTACAGAACCGGTAATAATTTGACGTACTTTTCCAGCGTATTTCCGACCCGTTTTTCCATGAGCGTACATGAGCTTACCCCGTTCTTCCATAGATAAGCTGTACCAGTTATCATTACCTTGACGGCGCTTATCCATTGGGTAGAAACAAATGTAATCCCATTTCGGTAATATTGGCTTCAAGCGAGCTTGAATTTCTGGATCTGTATTCGGGTCTTTCCCTTGTGCCATATAATTCGAAAGTTCTACAACAGATACATAAGAATAAACCGGAATAGTATACTCAGCGAGTTTCGTTTTGTTAAAGGCTGTCTCTAGTTGTAATAGCTCGTCCATTGTTGGACGAAGGTTCATGAACAGCAGATCTGCTTTTTGTCCAACGATAGAGTATACGCCAAAGCTT encodes:
- a CDS encoding TrmH family RNA methyltransferase; amino-acid sequence: MEGITIVTNLLHPLFEDQLLTDENKHIWNMILPKRLRKMYDILQERTRYITLLTEAVDDGHNQAALLRSAESFGVQDVHVVTGKAPFLPAKSISKQAEEWINVMKHPSIRDAIGQLKANGYHIAASHLSNTSVPLENLSFHKPTVLLFGNEHEGVSEEALQYADEQFIVPMNGFMQSLNISVAAAISLYEATQKARIIASEKYYLTKEEQKHIYEQWMMKTLNPKVRELVKAGVITQ
- a CDS encoding YwdI family protein, with protein sequence MPIPEQKVLEKISNEVNKAMLDKENPAKLKQHIQTIRLLTDLFLDEDMSTDEAVVMEKMKQQHNETTSTTKVQQPRRETKPIDHDEANGDSIFDF
- a CDS encoding DUF423 domain-containing protein translates to MKLFLLLGAINGFLTVALGAFGAHGLEGKVSEKMLNIWEKAVQYQMFHTIGLFIVAFLVDRFSSTTISGAGWFFLVGIVLFSGSLYIYTVTNVKVLAMITPIGGVAFLIGWVMLFVAILKSL
- the gerQ gene encoding spore coat protein GerQ, with product MTYPQNFGGPSFGSGQGQGGMPQQGQQQEGGQQMFQGGFQQPSGMPGQQQGGMQGFPPGFFGGQQGFQGMPGQQPMVPGVSGGPFPGQQLPQVEESYIENILRLNKGKTATVYMTFEQNKEWNAKVFKGIVEAAGRDHIILSDPQTGRRYLLLMIYLDYITFDEELNYEYPFE
- a CDS encoding cell wall hydrolase, giving the protein MAVIATNAASEKLLARLLRAEAEGDGNLGMLMVGNVGVNRVRADCLDFKDIRTIENMVYQSPGGFEATQKSYFYQRAREHDINLARRTIKGERFHPASNALWFFMPGGSCPSQWYGQWNTGRYKSHCFFTPSQSECPSVF
- the hemQ gene encoding hydrogen peroxide-dependent heme synthase; translation: MSEAVETLDGWYCLHDFRKIDWAAWKKATEEEKSAALHELNSLLNKWNEAEQEKEGSFGVYSIVGQKADLLFMNLRPTMDELLQLETAFNKTKLAEYTIPVYSYVSVVELSNYMAQGKDPNTDPEIQARLKPILPKWDYICFYPMDKRRQGNDNWYSLSMEERGKLMYAHGKTGRKYAGKVRQIITGSVGFDDWEWGVTLYAHDVLQFKKLVYEMRFDEVSARFAEFGTFFVGNRLETKEIEQYLKV